The genomic segment CTGGGTGGCATGTTGGTGCTCTTCAATTGGCCGTTCCCGGCGCGCCAAGTGCGCTCTGTCGCGCTTTCGCTGCGCGAGCGCGACTTCGTCAGTCTGGCGTGGTTCTCGGGCGAAAGCCTGCTGCGCATCGTGCGTTGGCAGTTGTTTCCGTACCTGCGCAACTGGGCCGTCGCCAACTTCATCAACACCATTTTGGTCGTCATCGCCGTCGAGTCGAGCCTGGCGTTTCTGGGCCTGTCCAACGATGCGATACCAACGCTCGGCACGATGATTTATTGGGCCTTGAAGTACCAGGCGCTGTTTGCCGGGCGGTGGTACTGGATCGTGCCGCCGATCCTGGCGGTGATCCTGATCTTTGTCGGCCTGTTCCTGTTTTCCAATTCGCTGACGGATCGTCTGCGCAAACACCCGGGAGCCGCGCTGTGATCAGCGTCGACAATGTCGTGGCCGGCTACCGCACACCCGGCGGCTTGCTGCGCGCCGTCGACGGGGTGAGCCTGCAAGTGCGCGATGGCGAAATCCTTGGCATCGCCGGCGAATCGGGCTGCGGCAAATCGACCTTGCTCAAACTCCTGTACGGCAGCTTTTCCGACGGCCTGGAGATCTTCTCCGGCAGCATCACCTGGCGCGACCGCGAGGGCACCCGGACCTTGGACGTCAAGGACTTCCACCGGCATTGGTGGAGCCTGTTCTCCTACGTGCCGCAAGGCTCGATGAGCGCGATGAACATGCTGATGAAAATTGGCGCGCAGATGATCGATGCCGGCAGCGCCCATGGCGTGATCGACCGCACGGCGCGCGCCGCCCGCATCCGCAGCACGCTGGCCGAACTGGATCTGCCCGAAGAGGTGCTGGGGCTGTACCCGCACCAGTTGTCCGGCGGCATGAGGCAGCGGGTGCTGATCGGTCTTGCGACCTATGTCGACCCCGAGGTGATCCTCGCCGATGAGCCGACCACGGCGCT from the Verminephrobacter eiseniae EF01-2 genome contains:
- a CDS encoding ABC transporter permease, with amino-acid sequence MRIKFWLGSAIVGLTVLLGPVAAMFAPQDPRTWQTYPRNLGPSLDHFLGTTALGQDIFWLLSWSVRNSLLLGVTVGALATIIGVAAGLVAGYRGGLSDRVLSFLMDGLIVIPSLPLLILLSALSKGQASMAVLGGMLVLFNWPFPARQVRSVALSLRERDFVSLAWFSGESLLRIVRWQLFPYLRNWAVANFINTILVVIAVESSLAFLGLSNDAIPTLGTMIYWALKYQALFAGRWYWIVPPILAVILIFVGLFLFSNSLTDRLRKHPGAAL
- a CDS encoding ABC transporter ATP-binding protein — protein: MISVDNVVAGYRTPGGLLRAVDGVSLQVRDGEILGIAGESGCGKSTLLKLLYGSFSDGLEIFSGSITWRDREGTRTLDVKDFHRHWWSLFSYVPQGSMSAMNMLMKIGAQMIDAGSAHGVIDRTARAARIRSTLAELDLPEEVLGLYPHQLSGGMRQRVLIGLATYVDPEVILADEPTTALDVVVQRQILENLVRLQRARQNSIVIVSHDLGLHYQVADQVAILYAGRLVELGSAQNVLRNPQHPYTRGLVGALPRLGDQLPRQGIDGRPPSLLDLPGGCRFLPRCAKALASCAQAQPALSPVGPGWLAACHRLGECR